CGCGCTCGACATGTACGAGAACGACCGCATCCTGATGACCGCCGTCGACACCGGCTGGATCACCGATGAGCGGCCGCACTACACCAAGCTCCGCCTGGCCGACGAGGGCTTCCACGCCCCGCTCGACCTGGTCGACGGCGCGGCTCGCGTCTACGACCCCATCGTCCGCGGCGAGGACGGCGACGACCTCTACGGCTGCTTCCTCAAGGACTACGAACCCGCCAACTGGTGAGCTGATCCCTTTTTCTCTATGCGTCTTTCGGTGTTGGTCCGATCCTGGCGCGACATGCCCAATGTGCGACACATAGATAGATGCGCATATTTGCGTACCATTATTATTTTGACCTGGACTTTGGCGGGCTCCTCACCTGGCCCTTCACTCCGGTGTCGATCGACGATCGGCGCCGCTTGTGGGCCGGCCCTCTTCCCTGCCGCACCCCGCCACCGTGTACTCCTGACAGGCGTAATCACCTGCTACCCAGTGATATTCGCGCGATCCACTCCCCCGGGCCGGGCTCGACGCGCACCAGTCCGCAACAGATCGCTGGATGCGCATATCCGGGTATCTGAATTCGAAAATTCGCTCGGAGGGGATTGCCGAGCGGTTGGGAGGCAGGTGCCGGGCGCGTTCCCGCGCCCGGCCGACGACGAACCGTACCGGCTCGTCGGTGTCAGCGATCCAGGAGGGCGATCGCGCCGGCGGTGTCCAGGTCCGTGTACGCGGCCGAATAGCGTTGCGCGAGAGCGAGAGCGATGTCGGGGCGTTGCCAGAGCTCACCGGCGCTGGCGGTGGCCAGCCAGAGCGTGAGCCCGTGGGCGACGGAGGCGCGGTAACGCAGCCGGATCTCGTCCATCGATGGCAGCTCGTCGGCGGGGAGTTCCAGCGCGTCGCGGTAGTGCTCGAGCAGTTCCGGCTCGGCGGCGCGGCGGTCGTCGGTGGTGAGCGCGCCCTGGAGGAAATAGCCGAGGTCCAGCGACCAGTTGCCGCGCCGGGCGACCTGCCAGTCGAGGAACCCGACCTGCCCGTCGGTGGTGAGGTAGGTGTTGCCGATGTGCGGATCGCCGTGCAGCAGGGTCTGCGGGGCCCGGGTCAGGCTGTGGATGTAGGGCTTCCACACGTCTTCGATCAGCCGCTGCATGGTCAGCGCGTGGACCTCCGGTGGGGCCTGATCACCCAGGCTTTCGAGCGCGGAGGGCAGCGGTGCGATTTCCATGCCGTCCCAGGGCACGAACGGCTCGAGCCAGTGCAACGCGGGTTCGGTGTGGACACGCTGGTCCCAGTATTTTCCGTGCATGCGGCCCAGTCCGCGGACTCCGCTGATCG
This DNA window, taken from Nocardia sp. BMG111209, encodes the following:
- a CDS encoding ecdysteroid 22-kinase family protein, whose amino-acid sequence is MVERVAVGGVRGGRGDDGTNRRARLALSYATGDGPATVFVKAVDPAHRDLVRLTSGLFHEPRLFASGVSLPLEHPRVYAAVIDEPGEDFLLVMEDLTARGADPRDATRPLTPAQAISGVRGLGRMHGKYWDQRVHTEPALHWLEPFVPWDGMEIAPLPSALESLGDQAPPEVHALTMQRLIEDVWKPYIHSLTRAPQTLLHGDPHIGNTYLTTDGQVGFLDWQVARRGNWSLDLGYFLQGALTTDDRRAAEPELLEHYRDALELPADELPSMDEIRLRYRASVAHGLTLWLATASAGELWQRPDIALALAQRYSAAYTDLDTAGAIALLDR